The sequence below is a genomic window from Entelurus aequoreus isolate RoL-2023_Sb linkage group LG15, RoL_Eaeq_v1.1, whole genome shotgun sequence.
GCTGAGAGTATTTCTGAAGCTGCATCTCCTCCAGATCCGGGCCCACAACCATCTCCTGGAGTCACCCTGATGGTGGAGAGATTGTGGTGCTTCTGCTCAGCAACACAAGCTTGGCCGGACTGAACAGTAACCACGGCGTTGTTAGCACGCTTCCTGTCAATAGAGCCTTCTCGTATTGAGTCGGAGCTTTCAGAGTCTCTGCTGAGATCATTGAGGTCAAAGGACTGCCTCAGACTTCCAGGCCCTCCGGCGGCGCCATTGCCGTGATCCAGAGACCGCCACCTCCATGAGCCACTTCCATCGTTGGACGGGGCTTGGATGACAGGGGCTGGGATGACCAATTTGTGGTTTTCAGGATGGGCTTCTATCCTGACGATTGCTCCGGTACTCCCTGAAATGCTGCCTGTGGTGCTGCCCAGGGAGCTGGGTCCTGTGGTGCTACTCGGCTCCTTGTCAGCAGAAGCCCGGTAGTGAGCCAAGCCCTGGGAACTTCCGACAGTGCTGCTCTCATCCAGGCTTCTAGAATGAGTCTGAAGGAGACCTTGCTGCTTGGACATAGCGATGACTTGAATAATTCGAGGTTGGGTTGTCTTCTCAGCTACCCTTTGCCAGTTAGCCTGAACTGTACCATCAACTAAAGCAACACCCTCACCCCCTCCTCCTGCTGCCCTAGGGGAGGTATGATGGTAATTTTCATGTGATTCCTCGGGTATGTGGACCAGTTGCGAAGACCCAGGTCGGGACTGCATCAACATTCTGGCTCCTCCAGTAATGCCGCTGCAGTTACTGGGCAGTGTGGTACTTGCGCCTGTGGTCAGTTTGGACATGTAAGCATGCGCATCAAAGCCGGCATCCAGGCTCACCGCTGAGGGTTCCGAGCTGGATCGGACCTCCATGCTGCCGTGGTAATGGGGATGCGCAGCGGACTGAACGGACAACAGGTCTCCGGAGGGCGGGAAACAGTCCGGCACCTGCAGGATAGGTTTGTGGCTGTTTTTATTTTTCCACTGTGACAAAAGCTGCTTGGAACGACTGGAATCCATGGAGGCATGGTTGAGGGTGGCGGCGTGACGTCGTGCTGCTTCCTCGTACGCTGCTATAGCCTGTGGGGTGTGGACGCGAGGGAGGGTGTGGCTAAAGGTCACCGTGGTATCTTTGCTGCGCGGGCTGTGGGGTGGGATCCCATCGGCGTCTCTGCTGGAGCACTTCAGGCTCTCGTCAGTGTTCTGCTGAGGAAGACCGCGATGGAGAATGCCTTCAGATTGGGAGGTACTGATTCTTGGCTCCCCAGAAATGCTGGCTTTCATTTGGAGGTGATGAAGGACCGCCTCCTGGCTGATGTGGGGTAGGGAACAGGAGGGGCAGTGGGGCAGGGAGTGGGTAATGGTGCTGGGCTCCTCACTCGGGAGGAAATTTCCAACTGCATACAAACCCTGGTAAGAGAAGACAAGAGTCTTTTTAAAAGCAGAATGTTTTTGTTTGAAtcttgaacactttttttttttactgcgtgTTAATCGAATACAGCTGAGAAAATTAGTATTTGATTTGGTAAGTTGACCTTTAcaaagataaaacattttttttggcctATTGATTTTAACAGACATTTACAGAATACAAAAAAACATGACATAAAGGTTAgaaattaaattgtattattcAATACCTCCAGGATTTTGCAATCGCTCCAATTCATGCAAATTGGATCAGTCCCCGCAAATTCTGCGCTGTTTCACAGTTTTtgcgcacattttggccaatcagtgACATTTATGCCATTCAAATTAATCTCTGAGCACAAACATCAACAGTCTAATCAAAATTTATGATTGTTTTAAAGCAGGGGTTCTTTGGATCTTTACGGAAAGACGCTCctatttgggttttttttggaaCCTTTAGAGGAAGACGGTCCCAATAGGGGTCTTTTAGGACTTTTGGGAAAAACGGTCCGATTTGGGTCCTTTGCGACCTTTAGGGAAAGACGGTCCTATTTGGGTCCTTTGGGGAAAACGGTCCCATTTGGGGTCTTTTAGGACCTTTAGGGGAGGACGGTCCTATTTGGGTCTTTCGGGACCTTTGGGGAAGACGGCCCTATTTGGGATCCTCTGTGACTTTTAGAATAGGACCATCTAAAGTTTAGGAGGAGGATGTTCCGATTTGGGGTCTTTTAGGACCTTAGGGGGAAAACGGGCCAATTTGGGTCCTTTGGGACCTTTAAAGGAGGACGGTCCTATTTGGGTCCTTTGGGACCTTTGGGGAAGACAGTCCTGTTTGGGGTCTTTTATGACCTTTAGGGGGAAACGGGCCAATTTGGGTCCTTTGGGACATTTTAGGGGAGGATGGTCCTATTTGTGTCCTTTAGAACCTTTAGGGGAGGACGGTCCTATTTGGGTTCTTTGGGACCTTTGATGAAGACGGTCCTATTTGGGGTCTTTTAGGACCTTTAGGGGAATACAGTCCTAATTAGAGGAAGACGGTCCCATTTGGGTCCTTTGGGGAAGACGGCCCTATTTGGGGTCCTCTGCGACTTTTAGAATAGGACCATCTAAAGTTTAGGGGGAAGATGTTCCGATTTGGGGTCTTTCAGGACCTTTAGGGGAATACAGTCCTATAGGACCTTTAGTCAAAGACACTCCCATTTGGGTCCTTTGGGGAAGACTGTCCTATTTGGGGTCTTTCAGGACCTTTAGAAAAGGACGGTTCTATTTGGGTCCTATGGGACCTTTAGGGGAAGACGGTCCTAATTGTAGTCCTTTTGAACCTGCAACTTTTAGAATAGGACCATCTAAAGTTCAGGAGGAAGATGGTCTGATTTGGGTCCTTTCGGGGAAGACGGTCCTATTTGGGGTCTTTTAGGACCTTTAGGGGAAGACAGTCCTATGTGGGTCCTTTGGGACCTTTAGGGGAAGACTGTCCTATTTGGGGTCTTTCAGGACCTTTAGAAAAGGACGGTTCTATTTGGGTCCTATGGGACCTTTAGGGGAAGACGGTCCTAATTGGGGTCCTTTTGAACCTTTAggtcacatatgtcagagtcaaggcccgcgggccatatccggcccgcgagaaggttttttacggcccttgggatgatcttgatttattattagaaccggcccgcagaccgcagatcttttacacgcaccaagcggatgccggtccaaggttccgaaagggggcgagcggcccgccgggacgcgcctgccggccgaagggctgcagcccggccgtcagtcgcggagcccgccgtgccacgcgcgccaagggggcgggccgaaacccggccccgaggccctgagacttctgctttgtttctccaaaccgcgcgtcaccgccgggcccgcaccaccgtcgggctgcagcccgagcgtcagtggcggaacccgtcatgtgccgcgcgcgccaagcggagcgggggggtcaagcgggccgaaacccgcaggccaccccctcaccacgaggccctgagacttctgcgtttgacccctacgcgcggcccgtcgggacgcgcccgccgtcaagccacgagggccagccgtcgggtcgcggagcccgccgtgccacgcgcgccaaggggcgggccgaaaccagcgggggggtttcgggcacccaactcgcctccctcccacggagggaggaggggggtttaatgtgaacattactgtgcaatcacatatttagagtttttactcaattcaagtttaaaagttaaagtttaatatttgttttcactgcatgttacttctccttaaacaaagtgttgtttttgatttatagatttttgcactttattttattgtatttcaatttaattatattttaaaaatatttcagttgagtggatgatagaaaattgctattattgtttttttctttgaagtaaatttagcccacttttgctaaaatagaaaatataggctactgatggtgccttgaataccggtttctttcatttaatgttcatgttatggggatttttatataaaggaaatttgtcttttgtgtctgttgaaaattaaagattactgacagagccataaggaaatattgctttatttatctgatcatattggaatatatttgttaggttttcagtaggttcaattaggttcactagactatatgcgtcatttaaaaatttttcaatgaacattcgaacagtccggccctcggcttgtagctaaattttttatttggccctccgtccatttgactttgacacccctgctttaggtgaAGACAGTCCTTTTTGGGTTCTTTGGGACATTTGAGGAAGACGGTCCTATTTGTGGTCTTTTAGGACCTTTAGGGGAGAACGGTCCTAATTCGGGTCTTTTAGGACCTTTAGAGaaagatggtcctatttggaaTCTTTTAGGAACTTTAGGATAGgacagtccttttttttttttttttttgaccttttAGAAGGACGGTCCTATTTGGGGTCCTTTTAAACAATTGGGGGAAGATGGTGCTATTTGGGATACTTTGGGAACTTAAGGGGGAGATGGTCCTATTTGGGACACTTTGGGAACTTTATGGGAagatggtcctttttggactCTCTGGAACCATTAtgggaagatggtcctatttgtgGTACTTTTGGAACTTTAGGGAatatggtcctatttggggtactttgggacctttaggggaagatggtcctatttggggtactttggAAACTTTAGGGGAAGATGatcctatttggggtactttaggGGAAAATGGTCCTATTTGTGGTACTGTGGGAACTTTAgggggaagatggtcctatttgtgGTACTTTGGGAActttaggggaagatggtcctatttggggtactttgggaactttagggggaagatggtcctatttgtgGTACTTTGGGAActttaggggaagatggtcctatttggggtactttgggaactttagggggaagatggtcctatttggggtactttgggaactTTTGGGGGAAGATGGTCTtatttggggtactttgggacctaCTTGTCTCCAAGTCCATGGATTGTGAAAATAGATAGGcttaaaccctttggggtcactttttgtaaaaaaaaataaaaataaaaaagttcctCTAAAATTGCCATTTTATAAGTGCTCCAACATGTCCGTACTTGGAAGAAATGTACTTATTCTTGGGGGTCGGGATCGTAACTCTTCATTGTGTAATGTTTTTACaaagttaatcaatcaatcaatccttgtcattcgtgcagccctttgagacacttgcgattcagggctgtataaataaacattgattgatacaaGGATTATAGAACATTCTTTGTCCCAGATCTAACTGAATTTCCGCCAGGACAAAAAGGACTAAACACAGACAAGACGTACGAGGTAGAGAGCGATGGCGCCGCCAATCAGAAACCCCAGGTAGACGTCGATGGCGTGGTTCTTGTACTGGATGATGCGGGTCAGGCCGCAGATGATGGCACAGATGATGAAGGAGAAGACCAGCAGGGGCTTGAGCAGCTTGGACGAGTCGGTCAGAGTGCTGTTGAAGTACATCTGCTGACACAGCAAAAGTGGCTCAGCAAAttgcagattaaaaaaaaacaaacgcaTGTATTGCCTACAGTTGTCTGCGccgatgaaacaaaaaaaaaagccctgcAGGTGGCGCTAAGTGTGCCAAGTTTCTTTCAAACCTTGCTTCATCTTGTCAACAAAACACAGAGGAAGTTTCTTCAGTGACAAACTGCTACTCCCActgtcacgtcggggtcgcatctttatgcggggtcgttctcccaggaatgcagacggaaaACTCCGGGCGAAAGCGTGAGGTaggaatgatttattgtccataaatcatgcaaaACACAAGAATACCAAAAAGCGTTCCGATAGCATgggagctatggcgaagcttagcacatgAACTAGAAGTCAGGAAAACAAGGAATACCCAACGTTACTGTTGCAttcgcaaacaaagaagccaggacgagtgtggtgagagaggtgaataaatagctctctgattagtgctcggcagcaggtgaacgtgccgaacactaatcagaggcaggtgaaaccaattagtacccatggtaaccaaaacaaacccagaagtgcacaaaacaggaactaagggagtccaaaactaacagaacataactgaaAAAaacatgacagtaccccctcctcaaggacagataccagatgtccacaAAAACAAGgcaagatcaagagtcatgggagggcggaggggggacttggcggttggtcgccagaccaagtgtccccgcaaccagcgagggagagtcaggtggcggcaacGCGTTGAACGCCGCTACCTTTGGCGAGGCAGAacagccacatccgtggccgacggggaggtgggtttATGACACCCACACCAACAGACTCCTTCTagttctaatctaatctaatgtaATGTAAAATATGTTCTTAACACCTTGTATAAACTAACgtgattcaagttttttttttttactatttcccAAACCGACGGGGTCATCAACGTTAAGATGATGATACTCACCAATACATAGACCGCATCAAACCCAGGATGATGATACTCACCGATACATAGACAGCATCAAACACAGGATGATGATACTCACCGAAACATAGACAGCAGCAAAGGATGCCAGAGTGGCGTGTTGGGACGGGAAGGATTTCCTGCAAAAGACCACATCAAGGGTTTTGAATCCGGGTCTTTGTGCAGGAAGTCCCTACAGCAGGAAAGGGGCTTCATATGGCCCCCATTCGTCACCGTTTACCTGACacctgaaacgtgacgaatttggggTTTGCGCCATCCACTTTAGTGTTGGTTATCTTAAACCCCCACCCAGGGGACAAGGCCCTATGAACCCCTCCCTGCAAACATTTCGGAGGGCTCACCTGCCCCGATTGATGGCGGCCGAGTCGCCGCCTGAGCAGATGTCCTCCATGACGTAGGGGTTGTGCTCGCAGCTCATGCTGAGCGTGGTGTAGTTGGGCTTGCACACGGTGAGGAAGTACGGCGTGGGGTAGCCCGTCATCAGCTGGAGGACGTCTGTGACCAGCGCCGTGGCGCAGAGACCAAATGCGTGGACGCCTGCGCAGGAAGAAAACGCAGAGTCGGCAAGTGTCGGGTGATAATGGAGTGTTGTCTTGTATCAGGTCAGCGCTGTCAAATTAGAGATTAATCATACTTTTGAATTTgggttaatcgtgattaatcagattaataaacctttttaaaaatgctcGATATTTGGACACATTTTATGTCAGATTGTCCTACaggaagatttttttttacatgttttacttgaatgcccaTCATTTAGTTTCTCGTGGATCCAGACGAAGACGTGAAAGCCTACCAACAAAACGTATCGCCCTCCGTATGAAGGAGTTGAAGTTGCAGCCGGCTGCGTTGATGTTGGCTTCCGCTCCAGCACAGCTCTTGCGTCgagaaagacaacaaaacaagatGGCCTCCCCGATCATGATCTGTTGACACACACAAGGTCACATGGTCCGGTCACATGATCCAGGAGCGTCCAATCAGGTCACGCGGGATGGACCAGGTGGAGTCCATGCTGTGGTGGACGCAGGCGCTCATCCAGCACTAACCCGGCCGGGGGCGGGGTTTAAGGCAGGTTCTTCTCAAAAAGTGGGCGGGGCGATGCCATGTGAccccggggaacatgctttatcagtatcatgctgggAAAAgctatgtgtgtgtctatatatatatatatatatatatatatatatatatatatatatatatatatatacatatatatatatatatatatatatatatatatatatagacacacatatattttagccatatatatatatatgtatatatatatatatatatatatatatatgtatatatatatatatatgtatatattgtgtgtgtgtctatatatgtatatatatatatatatatatatatatatatatatatatatatatatatatagacacacatatattttagccatatatatatatgtatatatatatatatatatatatatatatatatatatatatatatatgtatatattgtgtgtgtgtctatctatatatacatatatatatatatatatatgtatatattgtgtgtgtgtctatctatatatatatatatatatatatatatatatataaacatatatatatacatatatatatacatatgtatatatatatatacatacatatatatatatgtatgtatatatgtatgtatatgtatatattgtgtgtgtctatatatatacacatgtatatatacacatttatacagtatatatatacacatatatacagtatatatatacatatatatacatatatgtatatatatatacacatatatatacacatatatacatatatgtacatatatctatctgtatacattatatatatctatctgtatacatatatatatatagatagacacatatacatatatatatatatatatatatatatatatatatata
It includes:
- the LOC133629739 gene encoding phospholipid phosphatase-related protein type 4-like, translated to MSARERAFSTKDSVSLLPCFYFVELPILVSSMVSLYFLEWTDLFRPVKSGFHCHDRSLSLPYVDPSHEVIPLLMLLSLAFAGPAITIMIGEAILFCCLSRRKSCAGAEANINAAGCNFNSFIRRAIRFVGVHAFGLCATALVTDVLQLMTGYPTPYFLTVCKPNYTTLSMSCEHNPYVMEDICSGGDSAAINRGRKSFPSQHATLASFAAVYVSMYFNSTLTDSSKLLKPLLVFSFIICAIICGLTRIIQYKNHAIDVYLGFLIGGAIALYLGLYAVGNFLPSEEPSTITHSLPHCPSCSLPHISQEAVLHHLQMKASISGEPRISTSQSEGILHRGLPQQNTDESLKCSSRDADGIPPHSPRSKDTTVTFSHTLPRVHTPQAIAAYEEAARRHAATLNHASMDSSRSKQLLSQWKNKNSHKPILQVPDCFPPSGDLLSVQSAAHPHYHGSMEVRSSSEPSAVSLDAGFDAHAYMSKLTTGASTTLPSNCSGITGGARMLMQSRPGSSQLVHIPEESHENYHHTSPRAAGGGGEGVALVDGTVQANWQRVAEKTTQPRIIQVIAMSKQQGLLQTHSRSLDESSTVGSSQGLAHYRASADKEPSSTTGPSSLGSTTGSISGSTGAIVRIEAHPENHKLVIPAPVIQAPSNDGSGSWRWRSLDHGNGAAGGPGSLRQSFDLNDLSRDSESSDSIREGSIDRKRANNAVVTVQSGQACVAEQKHHNLSTIRVTPGDGCGPGSGGDAASEILSAASSRESTLRRKGHNVILIPERGNSPDITRNVFYKGTSTPTKE